A genomic window from Streptomyces sp. HUAS YS2 includes:
- the murJ gene encoding murein biosynthesis integral membrane protein MurJ translates to MPEPVPVDALVEATTSDTPPRAVVRQSRGRHRADRAASSRFLARAAFVTAGLTAAGSLFGLVRDQILADSFGAGADSDAFLVAWTVPEFASTLLIEDAMALILVPAFSRALLRRGGALALVRATLPRLVLTVAAVALLLVVLAPRLVATLAPGLPDPRLAVDCTRLTATCVLSFALAGYCSAALRAHGRFLPPAAIYVAYNTGIVSTVLVLREPLGVPSAAVGVAVGGALMVLVQAPSLVRALRDPHPVPPAVAPAEGDGERRLVVLALVAPVVVFAVARQSQVLIERFLAAPLPPGAISHLNYAQKIAQMPMILSLMLCTVTFPVVARAVAAGDRDAARRRVERDLLLAVLVVLAGASIVIAAAPQIVDVLFQRGAFDRADTAATAAVMRVYALGLLGQTLVGVLVRCYFSAARPLWFPAAAMLAGLASTAVAGAVGVRLWGVLGIAAANALGISLTAVLLLAGSRRQSVPLGTGRVAAGVARLAAVAGCATAAAWLATVAVAGATPASLAPTAGVAAACAAVALVFLPFAARAVRAPEAPPLFRPAQRRLAHVRCHGPRPRPRTDPPSAADAAPVGGDVPLDHGRRG, encoded by the coding sequence ATGCCTGAGCCCGTTCCGGTCGACGCGCTCGTGGAGGCGACGACCTCCGACACCCCGCCCCGCGCCGTCGTGCGCCAGTCCCGCGGCCGCCACCGCGCCGACCGCGCCGCAAGCTCCCGCTTCCTCGCGCGCGCCGCGTTCGTCACCGCCGGGCTCACCGCCGCCGGTTCGCTGTTCGGGCTCGTACGGGACCAGATCCTCGCGGACTCGTTCGGCGCCGGCGCCGACAGCGACGCGTTCCTCGTCGCCTGGACCGTGCCGGAGTTCGCGTCCACGCTGCTGATCGAGGACGCCATGGCGCTGATCCTCGTCCCGGCGTTCAGCCGCGCCCTGCTGCGCCGCGGCGGCGCGCTCGCGCTCGTACGGGCCACGCTGCCGCGCCTCGTGCTGACCGTGGCCGCGGTCGCGCTGCTGCTCGTCGTGCTCGCGCCGCGGCTCGTCGCGACGCTCGCGCCCGGCCTGCCCGATCCGCGGCTCGCCGTCGACTGCACGCGGCTGACCGCCACCTGCGTGCTCAGCTTCGCGCTCGCCGGGTACTGCAGCGCCGCGCTGCGCGCGCACGGCCGGTTCCTGCCGCCGGCCGCCATCTACGTCGCGTACAACACCGGCATCGTCTCCACCGTCCTGGTGCTCCGCGAGCCACTGGGCGTGCCGTCCGCCGCCGTCGGCGTCGCGGTCGGCGGCGCGCTGATGGTGCTGGTCCAGGCGCCGTCGCTGGTACGGGCCCTGAGGGACCCCCACCCGGTGCCGCCGGCGGTCGCCCCGGCCGAAGGGGACGGCGAGCGACGGCTCGTCGTGCTCGCGCTCGTCGCGCCCGTCGTCGTGTTCGCCGTCGCCCGCCAGTCGCAGGTCCTCATCGAACGCTTCCTCGCCGCCCCGCTGCCCCCCGGCGCGATCTCGCACCTCAACTACGCGCAGAAGATCGCGCAGATGCCGATGATCCTCTCGCTGATGCTGTGCACCGTGACCTTCCCGGTCGTCGCCCGCGCCGTCGCCGCCGGCGACCGGGACGCCGCCCGGCGCCGCGTCGAGCGGGACCTGCTGCTCGCCGTCCTCGTCGTGCTCGCCGGCGCGTCGATCGTGATCGCCGCCGCCCCGCAGATCGTCGACGTCCTGTTCCAGCGCGGCGCGTTCGACCGGGCCGACACCGCGGCGACCGCCGCCGTCATGCGCGTGTACGCGCTCGGGCTGCTCGGCCAGACGCTCGTCGGCGTCCTCGTCCGCTGCTACTTCTCGGCCGCCCGCCCGCTGTGGTTCCCTGCCGCCGCGATGCTCGCCGGACTGGCCTCGACCGCAGTCGCCGGGGCCGTCGGCGTGCGCCTGTGGGGGGTGCTCGGGATCGCCGCGGCCAACGCGCTCGGCATCAGCCTCACCGCCGTGCTGCTGCTGGCCGGTTCAAGGCGGCAGAGCGTGCCGCTGGGCACCGGCCGGGTCGCGGCCGGAGTGGCCCGGCTGGCCGCCGTGGCCGGCTGCGCCACCGCCGCGGCCTGGCTGGCCACGGTCGCCGTCGCCGGCGCCACGCCCGCCTCCCTCGCCCCCACCGCCGGGGTCGCCGCGGCCTGCGCGGCCGTCGCCCTCGTCTTCCTGCCGTTCGCCGCGCGCGCCGTACGGGCGCCCGAGGCCCCACCCCTGTTCCGTCCCGCACAACGGAGACTCGCCCATGTCCGCTGTCACGGCCCCCGACCGCGCCCGCGCACGGATCCGCCGTCTGCTGCCGACGCCGCCCCCGTGGGTGGCGATGTACCACTCGATCACGGACGCCGCGGATGA
- a CDS encoding polysaccharide deacetylase family protein, with protein sequence MSAVTAPDRARARIRRLLPTPPPWVAMYHSITDAADDPYQVTVSPVRFARQLHWLGDRGLRGVSVRELLDATAAGRARGLVGLTFDDGYADFLESALPLLRRHGFTATVFVLAGRLGGDNAWDERGPRKPLLTEDDIARIVEAGMEVGSHGLLHTSLVTADDATLAEDTRRSRALLSEITGTATAGYCYPYGDIDARAVRAVREAGYRYGCAISPGALTGAYALPRIHIGERDTPWRLTAKRALHALRRRRPADLPERFRPVGAALS encoded by the coding sequence ATGTCCGCTGTCACGGCCCCCGACCGCGCCCGCGCACGGATCCGCCGTCTGCTGCCGACGCCGCCCCCGTGGGTGGCGATGTACCACTCGATCACGGACGCCGCGGATGATCCGTACCAGGTGACCGTCTCCCCCGTCCGCTTCGCCCGGCAGCTGCACTGGCTGGGCGACCGCGGGCTGCGCGGCGTCTCCGTACGCGAGCTGCTCGACGCGACCGCCGCCGGACGGGCCCGCGGCCTGGTCGGCCTCACCTTCGACGACGGGTACGCCGACTTCCTGGAGTCGGCGCTGCCGCTGCTGCGCCGGCACGGCTTCACCGCGACCGTGTTCGTTCTGGCGGGCCGCCTCGGCGGCGACAACGCCTGGGACGAGCGCGGCCCGCGCAAGCCGCTGCTCACCGAGGACGACATCGCGCGGATCGTCGAGGCCGGGATGGAGGTCGGCTCGCACGGGCTGCTGCACACCTCCCTCGTCACCGCCGACGACGCCACGCTCGCCGAGGACACCCGGCGCAGCCGCGCGCTGCTCAGCGAGATCACCGGCACGGCGACCGCGGGCTACTGCTACCCGTACGGGGACATCGACGCGCGGGCGGTCCGCGCGGTGCGGGAGGCCGGCTACCGGTACGGCTGCGCGATCAGCCCGGGCGCGCTGACCGGCGCGTACGCGCTGCCGCGGATCCACATCGGCGAACGCGACACGCCCTGGCGGCTCACCGCGAAACGCGCCCTGCACGCGCTGCGGCGGCGCCGCCCGGCCGACCTGCCCGAGCGGTTCCGCCCGGTCGGGGCGGCGCTGTCATGA
- a CDS encoding glycosyltransferase, translating into MKVLHVITGLGIGGAEQQLRLMLRHLPVRSEVVTLTAPGAVARGIESDGVPVTHLGMAGNRDLGALPRLVRVVRQGRYDVVHTHLYRACVYGRIAARAAGVRAVVATEHSLGDSQIEGRPLSAGTRGLYLATERLGAATVAVSDSVARRLEAWGVRPSRIRLVPNGIERDRFGYDETARREARARLGLPEDAFVVGGVGRLAPGKRFDRLIRAVASVPDTRLLLVGDGERRAHLEAVARECGAADRVLLTGACEDPPAGAGGVGREATPVTVPCGPRRAAAAAGAAGAAGAAGAAGAAGAAGAAGAAGAAGAAGAAGAAGAAGDGLVPVRAAVGSPAVGVPGALGPVAGDSESYEAAGGRPDLPVLATDGGLPSLPALLSAMDVFVSTSPDEAFGLAIVEALAAGLPVLYVACPAVDDLPPDAAPGARRIGESVPELISALRGIREARLGRLPQPVAAHRYDIAHSARQLMSLYESLPAKRASS; encoded by the coding sequence ATGAAGGTGCTGCACGTCATCACCGGCCTCGGCATCGGCGGCGCGGAGCAGCAACTGCGGCTGATGCTGCGGCATCTGCCGGTGCGGAGCGAGGTCGTCACGCTCACCGCGCCGGGCGCGGTGGCCCGCGGCATCGAGTCCGACGGCGTCCCCGTCACGCACCTCGGCATGGCCGGCAACCGCGACCTCGGCGCGCTGCCGCGCCTGGTCCGGGTCGTCCGGCAGGGCAGGTACGACGTCGTGCACACGCACCTGTACCGGGCGTGCGTCTACGGGCGGATCGCGGCCCGGGCGGCGGGCGTCCGGGCGGTCGTCGCGACCGAGCACTCGCTGGGCGACAGCCAGATCGAGGGCCGCCCGCTCAGCGCCGGCACCCGCGGCCTGTACCTGGCCACCGAGCGCCTCGGCGCGGCCACGGTCGCGGTGTCGGACAGCGTGGCGCGGCGGCTGGAGGCGTGGGGGGTGCGGCCGTCCCGCATCCGGCTGGTGCCCAACGGCATCGAGCGCGACCGCTTCGGCTACGACGAGACCGCGAGGCGGGAGGCGCGGGCCCGACTCGGCCTGCCGGAGGACGCGTTCGTCGTCGGCGGCGTGGGCCGCCTCGCCCCCGGCAAACGCTTCGACCGCCTGATCCGCGCGGTCGCCTCCGTCCCGGACACCCGCCTGCTGCTGGTCGGCGACGGCGAACGGCGCGCCCACCTGGAGGCGGTGGCCCGCGAATGCGGCGCCGCGGACCGCGTCCTGCTGACGGGCGCCTGCGAGGACCCGCCGGCGGGGGCGGGCGGGGTGGGGCGAGAAGCCACACCCGTCACGGTGCCGTGCGGGCCACGGCGCGCCGCCGCCGCGGCGGGCGCGGCGGGCGCGGCGGGCGCGGCAGGCGCGGCAGGCGCGGCAGGCGCGGCGGGCGCGGCAGGCGCGGCAGGCGCGGCAGGCGCGGCAGGCGCGGCAGGCGCGGCAGGCGCGGCAGGCGACGGTCTCGTCCCGGTACGGGCCGCCGTCGGTTCGCCCGCCGTCGGCGTCCCCGGGGCGCTCGGTCCGGTCGCCGGCGACAGCGAGTCGTACGAAGCGGCCGGCGGCCGGCCCGACCTGCCCGTGCTCGCGACCGACGGCGGGCTGCCGTCGTTGCCCGCGCTGCTGTCCGCCATGGACGTGTTCGTGTCGACCTCCCCCGACGAGGCGTTCGGGCTCGCGATCGTCGAGGCGTTGGCCGCCGGGCTGCCGGTGCTGTACGTCGCCTGCCCGGCCGTCGACGACCTGCCGCCGGACGCCGCGCCGGGCGCGCGACGCATCGGCGAGTCCGTACCCGAGCTGATCTCCGCGCTGCGCGGCATCCGGGAGGCCCGGCTCGGCCGGCTGCCGCAGCCCGTCGCCGCGCACCGGTACGACATCGCGCACAGCGCACGGCAGTTGATGTCCCTGTACGAGTCCCTCCCCGCGAAGCGAGCGAGCTCATGA
- a CDS encoding lipopolysaccharide biosynthesis protein, which produces MTQQPTPDSDSGSGSPSLIAALRARRRWWALPAAVVLGAVAGGGYGLLKTPEYAATSYVIVVPGEKSDPAAALGFAQAYGRVATDLAVTGDAQVWAGVSAATLRANVQAATSPDAPMISLTARSPRPATAVAMADGVARALVQSGTHASAGTGVKVVQFSRATKPTSPVSPSAPLSALVGGCAGGLLGGLALLVRPRRAPEGGAQTAEVTASVPAPASASAAPATEPV; this is translated from the coding sequence ATGACCCAGCAACCCACCCCCGACTCCGACTCCGGCTCCGGCTCCCCGTCCCTGATCGCCGCGCTGCGGGCCCGTCGCCGATGGTGGGCGCTGCCCGCGGCCGTCGTGCTCGGCGCCGTCGCCGGCGGTGGGTACGGGCTCCTGAAGACCCCGGAGTACGCGGCGACCAGTTACGTCATCGTCGTCCCCGGCGAGAAGTCCGACCCGGCGGCGGCGCTCGGCTTCGCCCAGGCGTACGGGCGGGTCGCCACCGACCTCGCGGTGACCGGGGACGCCCAGGTGTGGGCCGGGGTCTCGGCCGCGACGCTGCGCGCGAACGTGCAGGCCGCCACCTCGCCCGACGCGCCGATGATCTCCCTCACGGCGCGCTCGCCGCGCCCTGCCACCGCGGTGGCCATGGCCGACGGCGTCGCCCGCGCGCTCGTGCAGAGCGGCACGCACGCGTCCGCCGGAACCGGCGTGAAGGTCGTCCAGTTCTCCCGCGCGACGAAGCCGACCAGCCCCGTCTCCCCGTCCGCGCCGCTGTCCGCGCTGGTCGGCGGGTGCGCGGGCGGGCTGCTCGGCGGGCTCGCGCTGCTGGTCCGGCCGCGCCGCGCGCCGGAGGGGGGCGCGCAGACAGCCGAGGTCACCGCCTCCGTTCCGGCGCCCGCGTCCGCGTCCGCCGCGCCCGCCACGGAGCCGGTGTGA
- a CDS encoding GNAT family N-acetyltransferase, protein MTTTEVCRDGAEFGRLAAEWSALYARCATATPFQSHAWLHSWWTSYGASAALRVFLVRDREGRLVGAAPLMLRRGPLPALTPLGGTITDFFDVLLDDACPEAADALAAALADAARTALIDLREVRPGAAAERIYASWPGPRRRLADSLCLELPAVPMDALLTRMPTAKAQRTRAKLRKLDALGIEERVVRGDDVPAALTRLLTLHQRQWEGRGVTAEHTSGRFAEHLTRAVRPMVDSGNAMVTEFRLGGEVVAADLTLMSPSLAGGYLYGADPGLRERKVDVATMLLRHGAREADASGRATLSMLRGTEPYKNHWRPETVGNRRLLLARRRTGALLLLRAAAAGARRWAAGQARQRAWVARLSGRPHGGGG, encoded by the coding sequence GTGACGACGACCGAAGTCTGCCGGGACGGCGCCGAGTTCGGGCGGCTCGCCGCCGAATGGTCGGCGCTGTACGCGCGCTGCGCCACCGCCACCCCGTTCCAGAGCCACGCCTGGCTGCACTCCTGGTGGACCTCGTACGGCGCCTCCGCCGCGCTCCGCGTCTTCCTCGTCCGCGACCGGGAAGGCCGGCTCGTCGGCGCGGCCCCGCTGATGCTGCGCCGCGGCCCGCTGCCCGCGCTCACCCCGCTCGGCGGCACGATCACCGACTTCTTCGACGTCCTGCTCGACGACGCCTGCCCGGAGGCCGCCGACGCGCTGGCCGCCGCCCTCGCCGACGCGGCCCGCACCGCGCTCATCGACCTGCGGGAGGTACGCCCCGGCGCGGCGGCCGAGCGGATCTACGCGTCCTGGCCCGGCCCGCGCCGCCGGCTCGCCGATTCCCTCTGCCTGGAGCTGCCCGCCGTCCCGATGGACGCGCTGCTCACCCGGATGCCGACGGCGAAGGCCCAGCGCACCCGCGCCAAGCTGCGCAAGCTCGACGCGCTCGGCATCGAGGAGCGCGTCGTCCGCGGCGACGACGTACCGGCGGCCCTGACAAGGCTCCTGACGCTCCATCAACGCCAGTGGGAAGGGCGCGGGGTGACCGCCGAGCACACCAGCGGACGGTTCGCCGAGCACCTGACCCGTGCGGTACGGCCCATGGTGGACAGCGGCAACGCGATGGTGACCGAGTTCCGGCTCGGCGGCGAGGTGGTCGCGGCCGACCTCACGCTGATGTCGCCGAGCCTCGCCGGCGGGTACCTGTACGGCGCGGACCCCGGTCTGCGCGAGCGGAAGGTCGACGTGGCGACGATGCTGCTGCGGCACGGGGCGCGGGAGGCCGACGCGAGCGGCCGGGCGACGCTCAGCATGCTGCGGGGCACCGAGCCGTACAAGAACCACTGGCGCCCCGAGACCGTCGGCAACCGCCGGCTGCTGCTGGCCCGGCGGCGCACCGGGGCGCTGCTGCTGCTCCGCGCGGCGGCGGCGGGGGCGCGGCGCTGGGCGGCGGGGCAGGCGCGTCAACGGGCCTGGGTGGCACGGCTGTCGGGAAGGCCGCACGGCGGCGGAGGGTGA
- a CDS encoding glycoside hydrolase family 26 protein: MLSSPSHAAESISTRDPEPALSTALGAYLDYGPRGVARIAELEKWLGGKELRVGHTYLPGDLWTNIEGSPRFLESWAEWRKQKSDRLFVLNVPMLERNEAGLSDQEVRRELKRGAAGEYDQHFTALAERLVGLGVPDTVVVLGWEMNGITYTHRCGPDPEAWKAYWNRIVTAMRAVPGQKFRFDFTPSRGRDAVPWTECYPGDDVVDIVGMDSYDQPPGSDFDQHISEPYGLRQHVDFAKAHGKAISYPEWGLFRNGDNPDYMRRMLQWMAQHKPLYHTITDYCPHGVWQCGANPDSAEVFRKMLSEVDPTEPTEPTEPTEPTEPTEPTEPTEPTDPTDPVDPTEPTEPTEPTEPTDPTDPIPLPEPKPEPKPEPKPEPKPEPKPEPKPEPKPEPKPEPKPEPKPEPKPEPKPEPKPEPKPEPKPEPKPEPKPEPKPEPKPEPKPEPKPEPKPEPKPEPKPEPKPEPKPECWTVNLGSWVEEWAGGSVCVPTEGWKDDLKGIWPF; the protein is encoded by the coding sequence GTGTTGTCTTCACCGAGTCACGCCGCCGAATCCATCAGTACACGGGACCCCGAACCGGCCCTGTCCACCGCACTGGGCGCCTACCTCGACTACGGCCCCCGCGGCGTCGCCCGCATCGCCGAACTGGAGAAGTGGCTGGGCGGCAAGGAGCTGCGGGTCGGCCACACCTATCTGCCCGGGGACCTCTGGACGAACATCGAGGGGAGCCCGCGCTTCCTGGAGTCCTGGGCGGAATGGCGCAAGCAGAAGTCCGACCGCCTGTTCGTGCTCAACGTCCCCATGTTGGAGCGGAACGAGGCCGGCCTCTCGGACCAGGAGGTCCGCCGCGAACTGAAGCGCGGCGCGGCGGGCGAGTACGACCAGCACTTCACGGCCCTGGCGGAACGGCTGGTCGGGCTCGGGGTGCCCGACACCGTCGTCGTCCTCGGCTGGGAGATGAACGGCATCACGTACACCCATCGCTGCGGGCCCGACCCGGAGGCGTGGAAGGCGTACTGGAACCGGATCGTCACCGCGATGCGCGCGGTGCCGGGGCAGAAGTTCCGCTTCGACTTCACGCCGAGCCGCGGGCGGGACGCGGTGCCGTGGACCGAGTGTTATCCGGGTGACGACGTCGTCGACATCGTCGGCATGGACTCCTACGACCAGCCGCCGGGATCCGACTTCGACCAGCACATCAGCGAGCCGTACGGGCTGCGGCAGCACGTCGATTTCGCGAAGGCGCACGGAAAGGCGATCTCGTACCCGGAATGGGGGCTCTTCCGGAACGGCGACAATCCCGACTACATGCGGCGCATGCTGCAATGGATGGCCCAGCACAAACCGCTGTACCACACCATTACGGACTACTGCCCGCACGGCGTGTGGCAGTGCGGCGCGAATCCGGATTCGGCGGAGGTCTTCCGGAAGATGCTGTCGGAGGTCGACCCGACGGAGCCGACGGAGCCGACCGAGCCGACGGAGCCGACGGAGCCGACGGAGCCGACGGAGCCGACGGAGCCGACGGATCCCACGGACCCGGTGGACCCGACGGAGCCGACCGAACCCACGGAGCCGACGGAGCCGACCGACCCGACGGACCCGATCCCGCTCCCCGAGCCGAAGCCCGAGCCCAAGCCGGAACCGAAGCCGGAACCGAAGCCCGAGCCGAAGCCCGAGCCCAAGCCGGAACCGAAGCCCGAGCCGAAGCCCGAGCCCAAGCCGGAACCGAAGCCCGAGCCGAAGCCCGAGCCCAAGCCGGAACCGAAGCCCGAGCCGAAGCCCGAGCCCAAGCCGGAACCGAAGCCCGAGCCCAAGCCGGAACCGAAGCCCGAACCGAAGCCCGAACCGAAGCCCGAACCGAAGCCCGAGCCCAAGCCCGAACCGAAGCCCGAGCCCAAGCCCGAACCGAAGCCCGAGCCGAAGCCCGAGTGTTGGACGGTCAACCTCGGGTCCTGGGTGGAGGAATGGGCCGGCGGGAGCGTCTGTGTCCCGACCGAAGGGTGGAAGGACGACCTGAAGGGCATCTGGCCCTTCTGA
- a CDS encoding chaplin — protein sequence MLGKKAATVVAGLVIAMGAASPAFADSEAVGFAAGSPGILSGNNVQVPINIPINVCGNSINIVALLNPAVGNVCINR from the coding sequence ATGCTTGGTAAGAAGGCTGCAACCGTCGTCGCCGGACTCGTCATCGCCATGGGTGCGGCGTCGCCCGCCTTCGCGGACTCCGAGGCGGTCGGCTTCGCGGCGGGCAGCCCGGGCATCCTGTCCGGCAACAACGTGCAGGTGCCGATCAACATCCCGATCAACGTCTGCGGCAACTCCATCAACATCGTCGCTCTGCTGAACCCGGCGGTAGGCAACGTCTGCATCAACCGCTGA
- a CDS encoding thioredoxin domain-containing protein, whose protein sequence is MPNRLADATSPYLLQHADNPVDWWAWEPAAFEEARRRDVPVFLSVGYSSCHWCHVMAHESFEDAGTAAYMNEHFVNIKVDREERPDVDAVYMEAVQAATGQGGWPMSVFMTPDAEPFYFGTYFPPEARHGMPSFAEILDGVSTAWTERRDEVGEVAGKIVRDLSSRTLAYGGQGVPGEEELMQALLGLTREYDDRSGGFGGAPKFPPSMALEFLLRHHARTGAEGALQMAADTCEAMARGGIYDQLGGGFARYSVDRAWVVPHFEKMLYDNALLCRVYAHLWRATRSDLARRVALETADFMVRELRTAEGGFSSALDADSDDGTGKHVEGAYYVWTPAQLAEVLGEEDARYAARYFGVTEEGTFEEGSSVLQLPQDAGPADADRIASIRERLLAARDRRERPGRDDKVVAAWNGLAIAALAETGAYFDRPDLVARATEAADLLLRLHMDDSARLTRTSKDGHAGTNDGVLEDYADVAEGYLALAAVTGEGVWLEFAGFLLDVVLDRFRAEGGAFYDTAHDAETLIRRPQDPTDNATPSGWTAAAGALLSYAAHTGSEAHRTAAEGALGVVRALGPRAPRYIGWGLAVAEALLDGPREVAVVGDRDDAAARELHRTALLGTAPGAVVAFGPADAEEFPLLADRSLVGGAPAAYVCRHFTCDAPTTDPEALARALSGPREK, encoded by the coding sequence ATGCCCAACCGACTGGCGGACGCCACCTCCCCTTACCTCCTTCAGCACGCCGACAACCCCGTCGACTGGTGGGCGTGGGAGCCCGCCGCCTTCGAGGAGGCCCGGCGGCGCGACGTCCCCGTGTTCCTGAGCGTGGGGTACAGCTCGTGCCACTGGTGCCACGTGATGGCGCACGAGAGCTTCGAGGACGCCGGGACGGCGGCGTACATGAACGAGCACTTCGTCAACATCAAGGTCGACCGCGAGGAGCGGCCCGACGTCGACGCCGTCTACATGGAGGCCGTGCAGGCCGCCACCGGACAGGGCGGCTGGCCGATGTCCGTCTTCATGACCCCGGACGCCGAGCCGTTCTACTTCGGCACCTACTTCCCGCCCGAGGCCCGGCACGGCATGCCGTCCTTCGCCGAGATCCTCGACGGCGTCTCCACGGCGTGGACCGAGCGGCGCGACGAGGTCGGCGAGGTCGCCGGCAAGATCGTCCGCGATCTGTCGTCCCGCACCCTCGCGTACGGCGGACAGGGCGTCCCCGGCGAGGAAGAGCTGATGCAGGCGCTGCTCGGGCTCACCCGCGAGTACGACGACCGGAGCGGCGGCTTCGGCGGCGCCCCGAAGTTCCCGCCGTCGATGGCGCTGGAGTTCCTGCTGCGCCACCACGCCAGGACCGGGGCCGAGGGCGCTCTGCAGATGGCCGCCGACACCTGCGAGGCGATGGCCCGCGGCGGCATCTACGACCAGCTCGGCGGCGGCTTCGCCCGCTACTCCGTGGACCGCGCGTGGGTGGTCCCGCACTTCGAGAAGATGCTCTACGACAACGCCCTGCTCTGCCGGGTGTACGCCCATCTGTGGCGGGCCACCCGCAGCGATCTGGCCCGCCGGGTCGCGCTGGAGACCGCGGACTTCATGGTGCGCGAGCTGCGGACGGCCGAGGGCGGGTTCTCCTCCGCGCTCGACGCCGACAGTGACGACGGGACCGGGAAGCACGTCGAGGGCGCGTACTACGTCTGGACGCCGGCGCAGCTCGCCGAGGTCCTCGGCGAGGAGGACGCGCGCTACGCGGCCCGGTACTTCGGGGTGACCGAGGAGGGCACCTTCGAGGAGGGCTCCTCGGTGCTCCAGCTCCCGCAGGACGCGGGCCCGGCCGACGCCGACCGGATCGCGTCGATCCGCGAGCGGCTGCTCGCCGCCCGGGACCGGCGCGAGCGCCCAGGCCGGGACGACAAGGTCGTCGCCGCCTGGAACGGCCTCGCGATCGCCGCGCTCGCCGAGACCGGCGCGTACTTCGACCGGCCCGACCTGGTCGCCCGCGCGACGGAGGCCGCCGACCTGCTGCTCCGCCTCCACATGGACGACTCCGCCCGGCTGACCCGTACCTCGAAGGACGGACACGCGGGCACGAACGACGGAGTCCTGGAGGACTACGCCGACGTCGCCGAGGGCTATCTGGCGCTCGCCGCGGTCACCGGGGAGGGCGTCTGGCTCGAGTTCGCCGGCTTCCTCCTGGACGTCGTCCTCGACCGGTTCCGGGCCGAGGGCGGGGCGTTCTACGACACCGCCCACGACGCCGAGACCCTGATCCGCCGCCCGCAGGACCCCACCGACAACGCCACCCCCTCCGGCTGGACTGCCGCCGCCGGCGCGCTCCTGTCGTACGCGGCCCACACCGGCTCCGAGGCGCACCGCACCGCCGCCGAGGGCGCCCTGGGCGTCGTACGGGCGCTCGGCCCGCGGGCGCCCCGCTACATCGGCTGGGGTCTCGCCGTCGCCGAGGCGCTGCTCGACGGGCCGCGCGAGGTCGCCGTCGTCGGCGACCGGGACGACGCGGCGGCGCGGGAGCTGCACCGTACGGCGCTGCTCGGCACCGCCCCGGGCGCGGTCGTCGCCTTCGGGCCGGCGGACGCCGAGGAGTTCCCGCTGCTCGCGGACCGGTCGCTGGTCGGCGGGGCCCCCGCCGCGTACGTCTGCCGGCACTTCACCTGCGACGCGCCGACGACCGACCCGGAGGCGCTCGCACGGGCCCTTTCCGGGCCTCGGGAGAAATGA
- a CDS encoding rodlin: MIKKVLATAAVAASVAGMSATTAMAAGNDGGSANIIGNTSKQSIGSNETGGYMSPNFGLVNGGVLHCFDIQKVQAQVPVGVIAVPVAVQDVLGNPMSNQTCTQNSVQQKGDDALSHILGEVLSQNGNVGG; encoded by the coding sequence GTGATCAAGAAGGTTCTCGCCACCGCGGCTGTTGCTGCTTCCGTCGCCGGCATGTCCGCGACCACGGCGATGGCGGCCGGCAACGACGGTGGTTCCGCCAACATCATCGGCAACACCTCGAAGCAGTCCATCGGCTCCAACGAGACCGGCGGCTACATGAGCCCGAACTTCGGTCTCGTGAACGGCGGCGTCCTGCACTGCTTCGACATCCAGAAGGTCCAGGCCCAGGTGCCGGTCGGTGTCATCGCCGTCCCGGTCGCCGTCCAGGACGTGCTCGGCAACCCGATGTCGAACCAGACCTGCACCCAGAACTCCGTGCAGCAGAAGGGCGACGACGCCCTCTCGCACATCCTGGGCGAGGTCCTCTCCCAGAACGGGAACGTCGGCGGCTGA